The following nucleotide sequence is from Mytilus galloprovincialis chromosome 12, xbMytGall1.hap1.1, whole genome shotgun sequence.
GCAGACGTGGTCTTTTAAATAGTTTTGTAACATTATATAAGGctttatttattcaaaagaaggctcatgtatattataattattcttttTAAGTTGAACAAAGAATGGCTGTATTATGTTtatatcattaatatttttaaagtttgcaATCTACATTCGAATCAGATTAGAAACTCATATTCTTGACATCTTTATTTCAGATGGAACTTAAAATGCAGAGGATATGTTTCCAAATATGTAAATATTGATATTAAGGAATATATTAATATGAATTATGGTAATCACCAAGACCAAGAGAAAGACTACACACATCGTAACCGCGCAAGTCCAGTCGTTTTCTTCAGACTCACTGTTTTATTATTACTATATGCCACTAGAGGGCGCAAAATTATTCGAGTTAGTGAAGAACCTCGATTTGTGATCATACTTTCTAAAGACTATAATTTTCTAAAGTGAGTGAAGACACAATGTCACAGAATACAACATCGAGCTATGCTTTGGAGACACTTAACGATGACATGGCGCATCGATTACTTCCGGTTATAATAATTGTTGGATTATACATGATTGTTGGTTTATTCGGAAATCCTCTGGTTGCAATATATTATGGATTATATGCTAAGAACACCCCGTCTCATCATTTTATTCTATCTTTATCTATATTGGATTTAGTCATGTGTTGTATCGATATGCCATTAGAAATCGTCGATCTCCGCcattattataattttgaaagtgTGGCAGCGTGTAAATGTCTGCGATTCATTAGCTATTTTTGCAGTATTGCGTCAGGATGCATTTTATTGGCTATTGCTACCGATCGTTACCGAAAAATATGCCAACCATTTAAAAAGCAgataacactaaaaatgactaaaatGATGATAGGAAGTgcttgtttgttttctttgtttgtgTCGTGGCCGAGTTTAGTATTTTACACAGTAGTGAGGGTAAACGTCACAAGAGTTCCAGCTTTAGAAGGTTTTGATTGTACTTTGTTGAAAGATGATGAGTATACTGCATTAGTGACTGCttacaatatatttcagtttgtgtgttttatttttgcaattaCTAGTCTAACTGTTCTGTATACTTTAATTGGAAGAAAACTATATCAACTGCGAAGTTTTAAATTCTACGCGACACAGAATACTGCTAGGAGTGATAAAGGTCAACACAGCTCCTCGTATACCAGTTACAGTGATAATGAAACACCGTGTTCGACGAATCTACACCGTTTATCATCTCACATGATAGAAATTCCGGACGAAATTGATGACAAGCCGCTAGCGACGATAAAAGTGTTAAGCAGCGGAAGTAGCTATTACAATAAAAGTAGACCCACTTCGGCTTCGTCTGGATATAAATCCGCATCGTTTAGTTCTAGAGGGTCAAAAATTCATcctgaaagaaaagaaaacgaAGAATCATCTTTATCCGAAGCAAGAATATCTCGAACAAAATCAGACGTTACACCAAAACGAACAAAGTCTGACGTAACTAATGGCGTCATCAAAGGTGTATCAATAAGTAGTATAGAAATTCCGGAACGGTTACGGTATAATGGATCTGTTAAATACGCATTTTCAGAGAGATCCATTATGAGTAAATTTGGATCTTCAATATCGAAAGTGTCGCATTTAACCGAGTATGACGATGCATATTTTACACCAGAAAATCAAACTGAGACTCGGGACGCAAATCCAGTTGGAGATATTGATGACAGCGGGAAAAAGTTAAAGGCACAAAATATACGCACGACAAAATATACTGTCATTATGTTGTCAATTACAATAACATTTGTTTTGACTTATCTCCCATACCTCGGTCTAATAACATGGCGGACACTGGAAGAGGACAGACTTTCGGAAATCATGACAAAATCGGAACTTGTCGCTCTTGAGTTATTTCTACGATCATTTTTGATCAGCAGTATAGCGAATCCTTTTATATACGGATTTCTCAATACTGGTTTTAGGAACTTCGTGAAAAGTGTATTTAAAAAGAGCTGTTGGTGCTGTCCATGTTTCAAAGAGAAGGTGAACAGATTCTCAGAAACCGACCATTCGTATTCAAATGAAACAACAAATAAGACTACGTAGTATCTTAGGAAAGACAACTGTctttaaatatcattaaaaataaattgttaaaaaatctgttttgtgATGTCAAGTCAACATATTGCTCCAATAAATAGTATTTTACGTTAAGGAAGATATCTGCACCATACAAAACTATTATTTCTTGTCCGGCATTAGCTTTTCtgtttgtccgttttgctttaaATGTCCTTTATTAGTCTTTATAATTCAGAATTTTCATAAATGACATATTTAGGCCTCGAACCTCACGTGAGATACATTTACTGTAGGAGGTGGTCCACGgttggcccctaaataaaattgtgtactagttcagttaaaatggacgtcacactaaactccaaaacatatttatgaaataaaattaaaaaaaaccatacaagactaagaaagaccagaggctcctgacttgggacatgcgcaaaaactCGACGGGGTGAAACActcatttacaaaaatgtacgtCTTTCGATTTATTTGAAAACTAATACTATTtagtatattttaattttttgctcTATCTATTAATTTCGGACTTGAATCCTACATCTCATACCACGGACGAGATCAGACAAATATCTAaaacacatttcccatttccattctcaattttaattttacgtAAACATATTACAAGTATAACGGTATCAGTATGGAATAGAGTTAACAAACTCCTTcaataatttttaagaaaaatatcatGTTCTAATATGTCGATCAGTGTATTTTGAATACCATCTTATTTACTATAATGTGATGAATGCATGTGAGACATCTATAATGCTATCAGTTGTCTAAAATGTGTGATGATAAGAACACCATATATAGGGATTTAATTAGGAAGTCATATCAATGTAATTTTGCACAGCATCAtaggtatatatatacatatcatttttaaaaatatggctttcaattaaaaaacaaacacacacaaattttaagaaaaacctCTAGTGGTAGTTTTTTCAATGGAAACTTATATACAGGTAAACGATGCCATTCCAAAATGATCCCTTAGGCAAAACTTATATTTTAAACGTATTactaattttgaaaatttctgttATACTACATTAAGAATTCATTGTCCATTTACTGTACGTatactgtgtgtttgtttattcttcatAAGCTAGAGATATACGGGAAAGGTTGAATCTAAcgaaacatgtttatccccgccgcattttgcgtctgtcccaagtcagaagcctctggcttAAATGtttgtcttgtatttttttttcattttactagaagttcatttatatgttttggagtttagtatgacgtccattttcaggtatagaaccactaattcaggcccggtcggaaagaacatacgaaagtagtacatattttaaacaaaatagttcctacgcatagctgtatctttgtcaatagtGGGAATATTTTGGcagtttttatattaaatataaggGTGGGCACTTGGGATCACTGCAGAACCCTTGTAAAAAGTTTTACTTGAATAATAAAGgagtatttgaaattttaataggaGGGCACATTTGGCCTTttgttcagatcagaagttcctgtttttgtactatcaatctTTGGGGAATTAGTGCGCtcaaatatgcaattaaaggtatgttgattctttcagcacaagtcaggataagatacagttttgacatgaaataactgccactttatttgaacttaggACAAAGTAGCCATAcatgcttgaaattgcagaatttaacatagaaagcaatggggctataaattagtggttttatacctttcaccgaactagtacacatttttattcagGGCCAGTTGAAATCTACATCCGGGTGAGGAATGTTCTCACTgcactgaagacccattggtggcattcggctatTATCTGCtctcgggtttttgtctcttttacatattccccttttccattctcaattttattcaacttagtattttacttaattttatattaattaagacaactattatattttttattgggtTCAACTGAACTTTGAGGTTTACGAAtcctaaaacaaaattatatgttctgctttgtttgtttcaaaatgaattatttctaCAACTATGTGCCTCACACAAAAATATGCGAAAGAAGAATTACTGATTACATAGTCACCTTTCTAGTTAATTGTTTAGATAATTGAAATGCTGCAttcaataaatacataaaattgatgACTGTCTTAACATCCATCGACAACAACTTAATGGGGTACctaacacctgaactaaaattaatttggctcgtttaattttcttaaaattttgacaaagtatttactttgaccctttgacaaaaatcttaaaaaaatcaaaaaaattgaaccaaccgttttatcagaaaaattacactggttatgtagcagtttgacaaacactcattttgatcattgagaagcttaatattcccttaagaacacaatgtcattaaaacgttctgctgattttacaaagttatctccctgtagtgttaggtaccaccttaatataatCGGAGGATGATTGCCCGTCAATGTATTAGGAACATGACCGTTTAGTGGCTTGACTGATCCTATTTTTTCGTTCTATTTCACAAGTCAATTGTCCAGAAGACTACTTTTCTTTCTGCCAAGCGCATTATTCTGATATAGAACTGACCAATGTATGTGCTTACTAATAGCTTATTGTATTGGTGTATGGAAAGGAGGCAGTGGCAAAGTTGCATTATATTTTCTAAAAGTCCTCTGTTTAACACGAACTAATGACTTTTCATTCCTCAGAGATATAACTTTTACGTAACAAaatagggacagtcaaacacatagatcgtaaataaactgacaatgccatgactaaaaaagaaagacaaacagTTTCATACTAGTacaaaagacaaaacatagaaaactaaagactgagcaacacgaaccccaccaaaacctggggtgatctcagatgctccgcaagggtatgcagatcctgttccacatgtggaaACCGTCGCGTTTCTCATGTTATTACAtcaaatagtcttattcggtatgtcacattcgtcaaaagggaagggaattgcagttacgacataatgaacatatcagatatcatctgtgaaacggttattccataacggtcaaccaaataaCTCGTGATGGAGTTTGTAAAAttcacgaagggatgatttcaacttcactatttggaactcttggtttaatagcttcaagCGACTACCGAGATGAAATTTTGCATACACTCTAGatataattcttttattttgaacttaaatacaactttaaaactAACATCATGACCATTACGTACTTCaatcattatcaaaattacattgAAGATTTGGTTTATCGTATCGCAAGACTACGTGCTTGGAGATGACCAAACAGCATGTATAAGGGTTTACATTTATATGGGTGTGCAGAA
It contains:
- the LOC143053986 gene encoding uncharacterized protein LOC143053986, with product MSQNTTSSYALETLNDDMAHRLLPVIIIVGLYMIVGLFGNPLVAIYYGLYAKNTPSHHFILSLSILDLVMCCIDMPLEIVDLRHYYNFESVAACKCLRFISYFCSIASGCILLAIATDRYRKICQPFKKQITLKMTKMMIGSACLFSLFVSWPSLVFYTVVRVNVTRVPALEGFDCTLLKDDEYTALVTAYNIFQFVCFIFAITSLTVLYTLIGRKLYQLRSFKFYATQNTARSDKGQHSSSYTSYSDNETPCSTNLHRLSSHMIEIPDEIDDKPLATIKVLSSGSSYYNKSRPTSASSGYKSASFSSRGSKIHPERKENEESSLSEARISRTKSDVTPKRTKSDVTNGVIKGVSISSIEIPERLRYNGSVKYAFSERSIMSKFGSSISKVSHLTEYDDAYFTPENQTETRDANPVGDIDDSGKKLKAQNIRTTKYTVIMLSITITFVLTYLPYLGLITWRTLEEDRLSEIMTKSELVALELFLRSFLISSIANPFIYGFLNTGFRNFVKSVFKKSCWCCPCFKEKVNRFSETDHSYSNETTNKTT